TACCATTCAGAAGTCCATTGTGCGCATGAAGGAACTCGAGGTCATGTCGCAAGACGGCCGCTACGAGATGTTGACCAAGAAAGAAGTCAGCAAGCTGGAGCGCGAGCGCAAGCATCTGGAACTGAACTTGGCGGGCATCAAGGATATGCCGGGCTTGCCCGATATGCTGTTTATAGTCGATTCCAACATGGAAGAGATCGCCGTCAACGAGGCCCGCAAGCTGGGCATACCGGTGGTGGCCGTGGTGGATACCAACTGCGACCCGAACGTCGTGAGCTTCCCCATTCCCGGCAATGATGATGCGTTGCGCGCCATCCGTCTGTTTACCTCCAAGATAGCCGATTCCGTGATCGAGGGCCAAGGATTGGCGGGCGACCGAGGGTTAATTCCCGTTGCCGCCGAGCCTGCAGCGGTGGCGCCTGCCACGGTGGAATCACTCAGCACCGGAAGCGGAAGCGGGTATCTGCCTCCCGAGCCATCCGGAGCCGAGGTCGCGGAATCCGATGCCGTCCGGAGTTAGTGTTCCTGGCATCCTTCAGCAACAGGCCTAAAACTGGATTTTGTTTTGCGGGCTTGTAGTGTATCTGCCCGGTCCCGCCCGAAGTCCTCATCCTCACTGACTGCGGTCCGGTCAGCCGGCGGGGACTTGATACACAGCCCACTCAAGCGAAATTGAAAGCAATAGAGAGGAATTGAAACACGTCATGTCCGATGTTCAAGTTTCCGCACAACTGGTGAAGGAATTGCGCGAGCGCACGGGCGCTCCATTTGGGGACTGCCGTTCAGCGCTGATTGAAGCCAAGGGCGTCATCGCGGACGCGGAAGTCGTGCTGCGCAAGAAGGGCCTGGCATCAGCCGCCAAGCGTGCTGGACGCGCGACACTGGAAGGTCTGGTCGGTTATTACATACATGCCGGCGGCAAGATCGGCGTGATGATTGAACTGAATTGCGAAAGCGACTTTGTGGCGCGGACCGAAGTGTTTCAGCAGCTCGCTCACGATATCTCCATGCACATCGCCGCCACCAATCCTCGCTTCATCCGGAAGGAAGAAGTGACGCCGGAGATTCTGGAAAAAGAAAAAGAAATCTACCGTGCTCAGGCCAAGGCCACTGGTAAGCCCGAAAAGGTGGTTGAGAAAATCGTTGAAGGCAAGATGGAGAAGTTTTACGAAGAGGTTTGCCTGCTCGATCAACATTTTGTAAAGGACCCCACTGGGGCGCAGACCGTATCTCAGTTGATTGCTTCGGCCATCGCTAAGCTGGGCGAGAATATAAGCGTGCGGCGGTTTGTGTACTTCAAGGTCGGTGAAGCCGCTGGACAATCATCTGGACAAGCAGCCGGACAAGCAGCTGGCCAGGCCGCACCTGTGCAGGCATAGCCAGCACGCATTCGTTCTTGGGTGATATTGAGCATCCAACCCGTATGTGAAGTTTCGGCGCAGTAGAACTGCAAGAGCCCCCATCATGATGGCCAAACCCATCTATCAGCGCATTCTGTTGAAGTTAAGCGGCGAGGCCTTGGGCGGAACCCAGGGCTTCGGCGTAGATCCCACGCGCGCGCAGGACATCGCGCAGGAGATCGCCGATGTTCAAAAATCAGGAGTTGAGACCGCGCTCGTGATTGGCGGTGGCAACATCTTCCGCGGCGTTACTGCTTCGGCGATGAAGATGGATCGCGTGGCGGCCGACCACATGGGCATGCTGGCCACGGTGATCAACGCTCTCGCGCTGCAAGATGCTCTCGAAAAGCTGGACGTTAGCACCCGCGTGATGAGCGCCATTCAGATGCATCAGGTGGCCGAGCCGTTCATTCGTCGCCGGGCCATTCGTCATTTGGAGAAGGGCCGAGTAGTCATCTTTGCCGCTGGAACGGGCAGCCCGTATTTTTCCACCGACACGGCGGCGGCCTTGCGCGCAGTGGAGATCAAGGCGCAGGTAATCATGAAGGCCACTAAAGTGGACGGCATCTATGACGCCGATCCGCTGAAGGTGAAGGATGCCACCATGTTCCAGCAGATGACCTACTGGGACGTGATGTCGAAGAATCTTGGCGTCATGGATTTGACCGCCATTTCGCTCTGCCGCGAAAACAACCTACCCATCATAGTTTTTAACCTGAATGTGTCTGGAAATATCTCCCGCGTGGTGCATGGTGAAAAGGTGGGTTCAATCGTTACCGCTTGAGCTTGCCAGCCCACTGCCTCTGCTTGCGCATCCCCGATGTATAATATTGACTTGAGTAGGTCCAGGAGGGACAGCCATGAGTCAGGAAACTGTCAAAGAAGCAAAAAAGAGGATGGAGAAGGTGGAGGCCGATCTGCGCGCTGAGTTGTCCACGCTGCGCACCGGGCGGGCATCGCTCTCTTTGCTGGATCATGTGCGGTTTGATTATTATGGAACGCCCACGCCGCTCAAGGAAGCCGCCAAGCTCGCGGTTACCGACGCGACCACGCTGACCATTCAACCCTTCGACCCCAGCATCCTCGGCGAAATCGAACGAGCCATTCGCGCCGGCGATCTGGGCCTGAATCCTGCTAACGACGGCAAGCTCATCCGCGTGCCGATTCCCGCTCTTACCGAAGACCGGCGCAAGGAGCTGGTCAAGCATCTGCATAAGATACTCGAATCGCATCGCACCGGCGTCCGCAATGTTCGCCGCGATGTGAATGAAGTCCTGAAGAAGATGCTCAAGGACAAGCAAATCTCCGAAGACGACGAGCGCCGTTACATGGAGGAAGTCCAGAAGACCACCGATCAGGCCATTGCGCGCCTCGATGAGATGGGCAGGAACAAAGAAAAAGAAATCACCACGGTTTAGTTTTTTGACGGACCGGAGATATCGGTGTTCTTCGAAATGTCTTTTGCTGCAAGCCCCCGAAATGTCTCCTCGAAACGCGGGTCGGATCGCAGTAAATTCTTTTGCACCTTCCCCATGGCGTTGCGCGGCAATTCCTTTACGATAAATATCTTCCTGGGGATTTTGTAGCCGGCAATCTCACGTTTCAGCCACGACAGTAGTTCAGCGGCTCCGCCGACTTCCCCCGCGCTTGCCGCACCTCTGCTGTCCAGCACCACGATGGCCACCACGGCCTCGCCATAATCGGGATGGGGCACACCAATCACGGCGGATTCCATTACTC
This sequence is a window from Acidobacteriota bacterium. Protein-coding genes within it:
- the rpsB gene encoding 30S ribosomal protein S2; translation: MPAITMKELLEAGVHFGHQTRKWNPKMKEYIFGERNGIHIIDLQKTLKLFKEAARYVAETVATGRTVLFVGTKRQAQEAIAEEAKRCSMYYINQRWLGGLLTNHVTIQKSIVRMKELEVMSQDGRYEMLTKKEVSKLERERKHLELNLAGIKDMPGLPDMLFIVDSNMEEIAVNEARKLGIPVVAVVDTNCDPNVVSFPIPGNDDALRAIRLFTSKIADSVIEGQGLAGDRGLIPVAAEPAAVAPATVESLSTGSGSGYLPPEPSGAEVAESDAVRS
- the tsf gene encoding translation elongation factor Ts, producing the protein MSDVQVSAQLVKELRERTGAPFGDCRSALIEAKGVIADAEVVLRKKGLASAAKRAGRATLEGLVGYYIHAGGKIGVMIELNCESDFVARTEVFQQLAHDISMHIAATNPRFIRKEEVTPEILEKEKEIYRAQAKATGKPEKVVEKIVEGKMEKFYEEVCLLDQHFVKDPTGAQTVSQLIASAIAKLGENISVRRFVYFKVGEAAGQSSGQAAGQAAGQAAPVQA
- a CDS encoding UMP kinase; the protein is MAKPIYQRILLKLSGEALGGTQGFGVDPTRAQDIAQEIADVQKSGVETALVIGGGNIFRGVTASAMKMDRVAADHMGMLATVINALALQDALEKLDVSTRVMSAIQMHQVAEPFIRRRAIRHLEKGRVVIFAAGTGSPYFSTDTAAALRAVEIKAQVIMKATKVDGIYDADPLKVKDATMFQQMTYWDVMSKNLGVMDLTAISLCRENNLPIIVFNLNVSGNISRVVHGEKVGSIVTA
- a CDS encoding ribosome recycling factor, with protein sequence MSQETVKEAKKRMEKVEADLRAELSTLRTGRASLSLLDHVRFDYYGTPTPLKEAAKLAVTDATTLTIQPFDPSILGEIERAIRAGDLGLNPANDGKLIRVPIPALTEDRRKELVKHLHKILESHRTGVRNVRRDVNEVLKKMLKDKQISEDDERRYMEEVQKTTDQAIARLDEMGRNKEKEITTV